A genomic stretch from Neomonachus schauinslandi chromosome 16, ASM220157v2, whole genome shotgun sequence includes:
- the CEACAM18 gene encoding carcinoembryonic antigen-related cell adhesion molecule 18, which translates to MELSRPRCRLWRELVLLAGLLACGIRQASGQIYISPDSLIGFKGFRTILILENATKDAQEYSWHRGANDTVDNMIVSYKPPSNSWQMGPMSSGRENVTKIGDLVIRRCALNDTGNYTVRVDTGNGSQTATGWLDIQEAEGKPGIWANASSLVEDMDAVAAICHTNATTVKWYVDYTLVSSNDRMTISPDLKTLIIHRVSRYDRTLHCEIESIPEIFQRSEIISLTVAYGPDNVQLSSSPIISKGVLSAKIGSQVMMECSATSKPSPKYQWIHSGSLLSFSEANVTLPSLAWEQMGRYRCIVGNPVTQLTMYREFQIQPPREYSSPPLPVVNSGFYISGAKVVWLIVFIVLGSVYLCGILIYALISHFSTRCLLPWVEGGFLRVYDVDMEVHLEEQP; encoded by the exons ATGGAACTTTCCAGACCCAGGTGCAGACTCTGGAGGGAGCTGGTTCTCCTGG CTGGTCTACTGGCCTGTGGGATCCGCCAAGCCTCTGGCCAAATCTACATCAGCCCAGACTCACTCATAGGGTTCAAGGGATTTCGGACCATCCTGATCCTCGAAAATGCCACCAAAGATGCTCAGGAATACAGCTGGCACCGCGGTGCAAATGACACTGTGGATAATATGATTGTCAGCTACAAACCTCCCTCCAATTCCTGGCAGATGGGGCCCATGTCCAGTGGTCGGGAGAACGTGACCAAGATAGGTGACCTGGTGATCAGGAGATGTGCATTAAATGACACAGGGAATTATACCGTGAGGGTGGACACTGGCAATGGGTCCCAGACAGCAACTGGCTGGCTCGACATTCAAG AGGCGGAAGGCAAGCCAGGCATCTGGGCCAACGCCAGCTCTCTGGTAGAGGACATGGATGCTGTGGCTGCCATTTGCCACACCAATGCCACCACGGTCAAGTGGTATGTGGATTACACACTGGTGTCCAGCAATGACCGGATGACAATCTCCCCAGACCTCAAGACCCTCATCATCCACAGGGTCAGCCGCTATGACAGAACACTTCACTGCGAGATAGAAAGCATCCCAGAGATTTTTCAGAGAAGTGAAATTATCTCTCTGACTGTGGCCT ATGGGCCAGACAACGTGCAGCTGAGTTCCAGTCCCATTATCTCCAAAGGCGTCCTGTCTGCTAAGATTGGCTCCCAGGTAATGATGGAGTGTAGCGCCACTTCCAAACCCAGTCCCAAGTACCAGTGGATCCACAGTGGCTCCCTCCTGAGCTTCTCAGAGGCAAACGTCACTCTCCCAAGTCTGGCCTGGGAGCAGATGGGCAGATACAGATGCATCGTGGGGAACCCTGTGACCCAGCTGACCATGTACAGGGAATTCCAGATCCAGCCACCCCGTGAGTACAGCAGCCCACCTC TTCCTGTTGTGAACAGCGGTTTCTACATCTCAGGAGCCAAAGTGGTGTGGCTCATCGTGTTCATAGTCCTGGGCAGCGTCTACCTCTGTGGAATCCTGATCTACGCCTTGATCAGCCATTTCTCCACCAGGTGCCTGTTGCCCTGGGTCGAGGGTGGG TTTCTTCGTGTTTATGATGTTGATATGGAGGTCCACCTAGAGGAGCAGCCATGA